A genomic region of Polyangium spumosum contains the following coding sequences:
- a CDS encoding DHH family phosphoesterase produces the protein MNQQEALRIEPDRSSSPHLPDLRGPRRVDGAESRVGQLLEALRKHEGRHVVVIRGYPDPDSLASAWAHQRLCASVGIECDIAHLPLVSRAENRAMVNLLDLPLVRVTAPEDLDRYTALSLVDANSIELPRSSGLPCVSIVDHHAIQGKLNAEFVDIRLGVGAASTIYTEYVIEAPTRVLENGTIATRLATALAYGIRSDTDDLLHASAEDLRALASIIDLVDTDVLAALSRYAIPSSSMRIMRRALEAMQVEGTWVFSGVGQVRPQDRDAIGQAADFLLRREGIKTAITFGLVDGWIDGSLRTNDASLDPATWLRDAFGIGPLGMPYGGGRRGKGGFQIPLGPLAGCPNQDALWGVVREMVEDTIRKRIGTSDEAG, from the coding sequence CCCGATCTGCGCGGGCCGCGTCGCGTCGACGGAGCAGAGAGCCGCGTGGGGCAGCTCCTCGAGGCGCTACGGAAACACGAAGGCCGGCACGTCGTGGTCATCCGGGGATATCCGGACCCCGACAGCCTGGCGAGCGCATGGGCCCACCAGAGGCTCTGCGCGAGCGTCGGCATCGAGTGCGACATCGCGCACCTGCCGCTCGTGAGCCGCGCGGAGAACCGGGCGATGGTGAATTTGCTCGACCTGCCGCTCGTGCGCGTGACCGCGCCGGAGGACCTCGACCGGTACACCGCGCTCAGCCTGGTCGACGCGAACTCGATCGAGCTGCCGAGGAGCTCGGGGCTGCCCTGCGTGTCGATCGTGGATCACCACGCGATCCAGGGAAAACTCAACGCGGAGTTCGTGGACATCCGGCTCGGCGTGGGCGCCGCGAGCACGATCTACACAGAGTACGTGATCGAGGCCCCGACGCGGGTCCTGGAGAACGGGACGATCGCGACGAGGCTCGCGACCGCGCTGGCGTACGGGATCCGCAGCGACACGGACGATCTCTTGCACGCGAGCGCGGAGGATCTGCGGGCCCTCGCGAGCATCATCGACCTCGTGGACACGGACGTGCTCGCCGCGCTGTCGCGGTATGCGATCCCGTCGAGCTCGATGCGGATCATGCGGCGCGCGCTGGAGGCGATGCAGGTGGAGGGGACGTGGGTCTTCTCGGGCGTGGGGCAGGTGCGCCCGCAGGACCGAGACGCGATCGGGCAAGCGGCCGACTTTCTCCTGCGGCGCGAGGGGATCAAGACGGCGATCACGTTCGGCCTGGTCGACGGGTGGATCGACGGTTCGCTCCGCACGAACGACGCGTCGCTGGATCCGGCGACGTGGCTGCGCGACGCGTTCGGCATCGGCCCGCTCGGCATGCCGTACGGCGGCGGGCGGCGCGGCAAAGGAGGCTTCCAGATCCCGCTCGGGCCGCTCGCGGGCTGCCCGAACCAGGACGCGCTCTGGGGGGTTGTCCGGGAAATGGTGGAGGACACGATCCGCAAGCGCATCGGCACGTCGGACGAGGCCGGCTGA
- a CDS encoding response regulator, translated as MLIVDDDDEIRYSMRNLLVVSDFDVLLAADGVEALKLLERNRVDALVIDLMMPRLDGVGVIRALLGKPAEERPNVIIVVSAHVELRRRIMGLDVRRVFPKPFDALALVNELSDAFGSSESGANDKPEGPTLTVVTRGHEGRPS; from the coding sequence GTGCTGATCGTCGACGACGACGACGAGATTCGTTATTCGATGCGCAACCTCCTGGTCGTATCGGATTTCGACGTCCTGCTCGCCGCCGACGGCGTCGAGGCGCTCAAGCTGCTCGAACGCAATCGCGTGGACGCGCTGGTCATCGATTTGATGATGCCGCGCCTCGACGGCGTGGGCGTCATCCGGGCGCTGCTCGGCAAACCCGCCGAGGAGCGGCCAAACGTCATCATCGTGGTCTCGGCGCACGTCGAGCTCCGCCGGCGCATCATGGGCCTCGACGTCCGCCGCGTGTTCCCCAAGCCCTTCGACGCGCTCGCCCTGGTGAACGAGCTCTCCGACGCGTTCGGCAGCTCCGAATCCGGGGCGAATGATAAACCCGAAGGGCCGACGCTCACCGTCGTGACCCGCGGCCACGAAGGGCGCCCGAGCTGA